Proteins encoded within one genomic window of Paramisgurnus dabryanus chromosome 13, PD_genome_1.1, whole genome shotgun sequence:
- the emc2 gene encoding ER membrane protein complex subunit 2: MSSVSELYDVTWEDMRDKLRKWREENYRNSEQIVEVGEELISEHASKLGDDIWIIYEQVMIAALDCSRDDLAEGCLHELKKHFSDSQRVKRLAGMRLEALERYEDANKLYDSILQDDQTNTAARKRKISILRAQGKSSEAIRELNEYLEQFVGDQEAWHELSELYINEHDYAKAAFCLEELMMTNPHNHLYCEQYAEVKYTQGGLENLELARKYFAQALKLNNRNMRALFGLYMSASHIAASPKVSAKVKKDNVKYAAWATSQISRAYQMAGRGKKENKCSVKAVEEMLESMQITMS; encoded by the exons ATGTCGTCTGTATCGGAGCTCTACGATGTCACTTGGGAAG ATATGCGTGACAAACTCCGTAAGTGGAGAGAAGAGAATTACAGGAACAGTGAGCAGATTGTGGAAGTTGGTGAGGAGCTGATTAGTGAGCATGCATCGAAACTGGGAGATGACA TTTGGATAATTTACGAGCAAGTGATGATCGCTGCGCTGGACTGCAGTCGTGATGATTTGGCTGAG GGTTGTCTACATGAGCTGAAGAAGCACTTTTCAGACAGTCAAAGAGTGAAGCGATTAGCAGGGATGCGGCTGGAGGCACTGGAAAG GTACGAGGACGCCAATAAGCTGTACGACTCGATACTGCAGGATGACCAGACCAATacg GCAGCAAGAAAGCGCAAGATCTCCATCCTGCGAGCACAGGGCAAAAGCAGCGAAGCCATTCGTGAGCTCAACGAATATCTGGAACA GTTTGTGGGAGACCAGGAAGCTTGGCATGAGCTGTCCGAACTCTACATCAACGAGCATGA TTATGCAAAAGCAGCATTTTGTCTTGAAGAGCTGATGATGACAAACCCACACAATCACCTGTATTGCGAACAGTACGCTGAG GTAAAGTACACTCAGGGAGGGCTGGAAAACCTCGAGCTGGCCAGGAAGTATTTTGCACAGGCACTGAAGCTGAACAACAGAAACATGAGGGCCTTGTTCGGCCTCTACATG TCAGCGAGCCACATTGCTGCCAGCCCAAAAGTTAGCGCGAAGGTCAAGAAGGACAACGTTAAGTACGCCGCATGGGCCACCTCTCAGATCAGCAGAGCCTATCAG ATGGCTGGCCGTGGGAAGAAAGAGAATAAATGCTCAGTAAAGGCAGTGGAGGAAATGCTGGAGTCCATGCAGATCACCATGTCCTAA